One region of Roseovarius faecimaris genomic DNA includes:
- the glmM gene encoding phosphoglucosamine mutase: protein MGDKLFGTDGVRGQANSWPMTAELALKLATAAGRYFRRDKQEHRVVIGKDTRLSGYMIENALTAGFTSTGMNVFLLGPVPTPAIGYLTHSLRADVGVMISASHNQATDNGIKFFGPDGFKLSDEAEEAIEELMRNGVSLAAPENIGRAKRIEDARGRYVEYAKTTFPYRRRLDGLRIVIDCANGAAYRTAPEVLWELGAEVIPVGVDPNGFNINKNCGSTHPETAAAKVVETRADIGICLDGDADRVVIIDERGNVADGDQIMGLIAGRWADEGRLAGGTLVATVMSNLGLERHLEARGIALKRTAVGDRYVVEAMREGGHSLGGEQSGHIVMTDYATTGDGLIAALQFLAGMVETGKKASELARVFEPVPQKLINLRYQPGKEPLETDEVQAAISAGEEALGSNGRLLIRKSGTEPLIRVMGEAMDPALLDSVLGSVVDAVRRAS, encoded by the coding sequence ATGGGTGACAAACTCTTTGGCACGGACGGCGTGCGCGGGCAGGCCAATAGCTGGCCGATGACGGCGGAGTTGGCGCTGAAGCTGGCCACGGCCGCCGGGCGGTATTTCCGCCGTGACAAGCAGGAACATCGCGTCGTCATCGGCAAGGACACGCGACTGTCCGGTTACATGATCGAAAACGCGCTGACGGCCGGTTTTACATCGACGGGGATGAACGTCTTTCTGCTGGGGCCGGTCCCGACACCGGCGATCGGCTATCTCACCCATTCTCTGCGTGCGGATGTAGGGGTGATGATCTCGGCCAGTCACAACCAGGCCACGGATAACGGGATCAAGTTCTTCGGCCCTGACGGGTTCAAGCTTTCTGATGAGGCCGAAGAGGCGATCGAGGAGCTAATGCGTAACGGCGTAAGCCTGGCCGCGCCCGAGAATATCGGCCGTGCCAAGCGGATCGAGGATGCCCGAGGCCGCTATGTGGAATATGCCAAGACGACCTTTCCCTATCGCCGTCGGCTGGATGGCCTGCGTATCGTGATCGACTGTGCCAACGGCGCCGCCTATCGCACCGCCCCGGAGGTGCTATGGGAACTCGGTGCCGAGGTGATCCCGGTGGGCGTGGATCCCAACGGATTCAATATCAACAAGAATTGCGGCTCGACCCACCCGGAAACCGCAGCGGCAAAAGTGGTGGAGACCCGCGCTGATATCGGCATCTGCCTGGATGGCGACGCCGACCGGGTGGTGATCATCGACGAGCGCGGCAATGTGGCCGATGGCGATCAGATCATGGGGCTGATCGCAGGCCGCTGGGCCGATGAGGGACGGCTTGCGGGGGGCACTCTGGTGGCCACGGTGATGTCCAACCTGGGCCTTGAGCGGCATCTGGAGGCGCGTGGTATCGCACTCAAGCGCACTGCGGTCGGCGACCGCTATGTGGTGGAAGCCATGCGCGAGGGCGGCCATTCGCTGGGCGGCGAGCAATCGGGACATATCGTGATGACCGACTATGCCACAACCGGTGACGGCCTGATCGCAGCGCTGCAGTTTCTGGCCGGGATGGTGGAAACCGGCAAGAAGGCGAGCGAGTTGGCGCGGGTTTTTGAACCGGTGCCGCAAAAGCTGATCAACCTGCGCTATCAGCCCGGAAAGGAGCCTCTTGAAACGGATGAGGTACAGGCCGCGATTTCCGCTGGCGAAGAAGCCCTTGGCAGCAACGGGCGGCTCTTGATCCGAAAATCAGGGACAGAACCGCTGATCCGGGTGATGGGCGAAGCGATGGACCCAGCTTTGCTCGACTCCGTTCTGGGCAGCGTGGTCGATGCAGTCAGACGCGCGTCGTAA
- a CDS encoding UDP-glucose dehydrogenase family protein: MKIAMIGTGYVGLVSGVCFSDFGHDVVCVDKDPEKIAMLERGNVPIYEPGLEALMVKNVEAGRLSFTLDLAAAIEGAEAVFIAVGTPTRRGDGHADLTYVMAAAEEIAQLAKDYLVIVTKSTVPVGTNRQVKHTVRKANPELDFDVASNPEFLREGAAIEDFMKPDRVVVGVQSERAAEVMADIYRPLYLRDFPIVTTDLESAEMIKYAANAFLATKITFINEIAALCERTGANVKQVSHGIGLDGRIGNKFLHAGPGYGGSCFPKDTKALARIGQEVGLPMQITETVISVNEGIKRRMIDKLLDLCDGSFNGKTIGVLGVTFKPNTDDMRDAPALTIIPALLGGGAKVRVTDPQGRHEGEALLPGVHWVEDAYKASHNADLLVILTEWNEFRALDLKRIARKMATPRLADLRNIYSARDAKRAGFVAYESVGRAPFRRKPTGNAD, translated from the coding sequence ATGAAAATTGCGATGATCGGCACCGGGTATGTGGGGCTTGTCTCGGGCGTATGTTTCTCCGATTTCGGGCATGATGTCGTCTGCGTCGACAAGGACCCCGAGAAGATCGCGATGCTGGAACGCGGCAACGTGCCGATCTATGAGCCGGGCCTCGAGGCGCTGATGGTCAAGAATGTAGAGGCCGGGCGTCTGTCCTTCACGCTTGATCTCGCGGCGGCCATCGAGGGTGCCGAGGCGGTCTTTATCGCGGTCGGCACGCCCACACGACGCGGCGATGGTCACGCGGATCTGACATATGTGATGGCCGCTGCGGAAGAGATCGCGCAACTCGCCAAGGATTACCTTGTTATCGTCACCAAATCGACAGTCCCTGTCGGAACCAACCGGCAGGTCAAGCATACGGTGCGAAAGGCGAACCCCGAGCTTGATTTCGATGTGGCCTCGAACCCGGAATTCCTGCGTGAAGGGGCGGCCATCGAGGATTTCATGAAGCCCGACAGGGTGGTCGTCGGCGTGCAGTCCGAACGTGCGGCTGAGGTCATGGCCGATATCTATCGCCCGCTATACCTGCGCGACTTTCCCATCGTGACGACCGATCTGGAAAGCGCGGAGATGATCAAATACGCGGCCAATGCCTTTCTGGCCACGAAGATCACCTTCATCAACGAAATAGCGGCCCTGTGCGAACGAACCGGGGCCAACGTGAAACAGGTGAGCCACGGGATCGGTCTTGACGGGCGCATTGGCAACAAGTTCCTGCATGCGGGTCCGGGATATGGCGGCAGCTGTTTTCCCAAGGATACCAAGGCGCTTGCACGGATCGGGCAGGAGGTGGGCCTGCCGATGCAGATCACCGAGACGGTGATTTCGGTCAATGAGGGTATCAAGCGGCGGATGATCGACAAGCTTCTGGACCTGTGTGACGGAAGCTTCAATGGCAAGACGATCGGCGTGCTTGGTGTGACCTTCAAGCCCAACACGGACGACATGCGAGATGCCCCCGCGCTGACGATTATTCCGGCGCTCTTGGGGGGCGGGGCCAAGGTCCGCGTGACCGATCCGCAGGGCCGCCATGAGGGAGAAGCTCTCTTGCCGGGCGTACATTGGGTCGAGGATGCCTATAAAGCCTCGCATAACGCCGATCTGCTGGTCATCCTGACCGAGTGGAACGAGTTTCGCGCGCTCGATCTGAAGCGGATCGCCCGCAAGATGGCGACGCCGAGGCTGGCGGACCTGCGCAACATCTACTCGGCCAGGGACGCCAAGCGCGCCGGGTTTGTCGCGTATGAGAGCGTGGGCCGCGCCCCGTTTCGCCGTAAGCCAACCGGCAACGCGGACTGA
- a CDS encoding molybdopterin-dependent oxidoreductase, protein MSRSTLLGFPAVVLTALLLTIGAAHAGAQDQAVLKICHLIDGAETSSQFSLRDLTDLGETGFTTSTIWTDGEVVFEGVALARLLEAEGITSGTLELIAINDYMIEIPVEEAQDSAALIAYRMDGQAMSTRDKGPLWLVYPFDADPRYQSETYYSRSIWQIDRIKVLPE, encoded by the coding sequence ATGAGCAGGAGCACCCTTCTTGGATTTCCGGCAGTCGTTCTGACTGCCCTGCTCCTGACCATCGGGGCTGCACATGCCGGGGCGCAGGATCAGGCTGTGCTCAAAATCTGCCACCTGATTGACGGCGCCGAAACCTCCAGTCAATTCAGCCTACGGGATCTGACCGATCTGGGTGAGACCGGTTTCACCACCTCGACCATATGGACCGATGGCGAAGTGGTCTTTGAAGGTGTCGCGCTGGCGCGGCTGCTTGAGGCGGAAGGCATCACCTCGGGCACGCTCGAACTGATCGCCATCAACGATTACATGATCGAGATCCCCGTGGAGGAGGCACAGGACAGTGCCGCATTGATCGCCTACCGGATGGACGGGCAGGCGATGAGCACGCGCGACAAGGGGCCTCTCTGGCTGGTTTATCCATTCGACGCCGATCCGCGCTACCAGTCGGAAACCTACTATTCCCGAAGCATCTGGCAGATCGACCGCATCAAGGTCCTGCCCGAGTAA
- a CDS encoding amidohydrolase: MKTAPLKDQMTAWRHALHRRPELQLDVPQTAGFVAERLREFGLEVHEGVGRSGVVGVLTRGNGTRSIGLRAELDALPITEANGFAHRSEHPGKMHACGHDGHMTMLLGAAKYLSEQGDFNGRVQFIFQPDEEFGTGAQAMLNDGLTERFEMDEVYAIHNLPGMEAGAFATRVGPITASESLFEIRVTGQGGHAALPHMGVDAITVGAELVGALQTIVSRKLDPAQNGVVSVTEFVTDGRRNVLPGQATLSGDARALTPKTNTAIEAGMRQIAEGIAQAHGVTAHVSYETIFDPTINAAAPVRAVEQAARQITDAVDADCPPKLFSEDFAHMAAAVPGAFILMGNGTTGAHARPLHSADYDFNDATLVPGSSFWVALVEQQLRV, encoded by the coding sequence ATGAAAACCGCACCGCTCAAAGATCAGATGACGGCCTGGCGACATGCGCTGCACCGTCGCCCCGAGCTGCAGCTTGACGTGCCGCAAACCGCCGGTTTCGTGGCCGAGCGCCTGCGCGAGTTTGGCCTGGAGGTGCATGAGGGCGTGGGGCGCAGCGGGGTGGTCGGCGTTCTGACGCGTGGCAACGGTACCCGCTCGATCGGCCTGCGTGCAGAGCTCGACGCGCTGCCCATTACAGAGGCAAACGGTTTTGCCCATCGGTCAGAACACCCCGGAAAGATGCATGCCTGCGGCCATGACGGGCATATGACAATGCTGCTGGGTGCTGCCAAATATCTCTCCGAGCAGGGGGATTTCAACGGTCGGGTGCAGTTCATCTTTCAACCTGATGAGGAGTTCGGTACTGGCGCGCAGGCGATGCTCAACGATGGGCTGACCGAACGGTTCGAAATGGACGAGGTCTATGCGATCCATAACCTGCCCGGGATGGAGGCCGGCGCATTCGCCACCCGTGTCGGGCCGATCACCGCCTCGGAAAGCCTGTTCGAGATCCGCGTCACCGGCCAGGGCGGGCACGCGGCGCTGCCGCATATGGGGGTGGATGCGATCACCGTCGGGGCCGAACTCGTGGGCGCGCTGCAAACCATCGTGTCGCGCAAGCTCGACCCGGCGCAGAACGGCGTTGTGTCGGTGACGGAATTCGTCACCGATGGGCGCCGCAACGTCCTGCCCGGACAGGCCACGCTCAGCGGCGATGCCCGCGCGCTCACACCAAAGACGAATACGGCCATCGAAGCAGGGATGCGGCAAATCGCAGAGGGGATCGCGCAGGCGCATGGCGTGACCGCGCATGTCAGTTACGAGACGATTTTCGACCCCACGATCAACGCCGCGGCCCCGGTGCGCGCCGTCGAACAGGCGGCCCGGCAAATCACCGATGCTGTGGATGCCGACTGCCCGCCCAAGCTGTTCTCGGAGGATTTCGCCCATATGGCGGCAGCGGTTCCGGGGGCGTTCATTCTGATGGGCAACGGCACCACGGGGGCACATGCAAGACCGCTGCACTCTGCCGATTACGACTTCAACGACGCGACGCTTGTGCCCGGCTCCTCTTTCTGGGTGGCGCTGGTGGAACAGCAGTTGCGGGTCTGA
- a CDS encoding SDR family NAD(P)-dependent oxidoreductase, whose translation MKTALVTGAARGIGLATARQFLEQGWRVILLDRDVPALTEAAKGLDHGQPCICDVSRPEEVQAMLAEHFPDGTELHALVNNAGVADFGPIEETDFDRWRRVMETNLDGVFLMSQACTPALRAGRGAIVNIASISGLRASTLRVAYGTSKAGVMHLTQQQAVELGEYGVRANCVCPGPVATKLAMAVHSPEIIAAYHDALPLNRYGTEDEIAAMITFLCSEKASFVTGQIISVDGGFEATGIGLPALREEA comes from the coding sequence ATGAAAACAGCACTTGTGACCGGGGCCGCGCGCGGGATCGGGCTGGCCACGGCCCGGCAGTTTCTCGAACAGGGTTGGCGTGTGATTCTGCTTGACCGGGACGTCCCCGCGCTGACTGAGGCGGCAAAGGGGCTTGACCATGGGCAACCCTGCATCTGTGATGTGTCCCGGCCCGAAGAGGTGCAGGCGATGCTGGCCGAACATTTCCCCGATGGTACAGAGCTTCATGCGCTGGTGAACAACGCGGGTGTCGCGGATTTCGGCCCGATCGAGGAAACGGATTTCGACCGCTGGCGGCGAGTCATGGAGACCAACCTCGACGGGGTTTTCCTGATGAGTCAGGCCTGCACACCGGCCTTGCGCGCAGGACGGGGGGCGATCGTCAACATCGCGTCGATTTCCGGGCTGCGCGCCAGCACCTTGCGCGTGGCCTACGGCACCTCGAAGGCGGGTGTGATGCATCTGACGCAACAGCAGGCGGTCGAACTTGGCGAATACGGCGTGCGCGCCAATTGCGTCTGCCCCGGTCCGGTGGCGACCAAGCTGGCGATGGCTGTGCACAGCCCTGAGATCATCGCCGCCTATCACGACGCCCTGCCGCTCAACCGCTATGGCACCGAGGATGAGATTGCCGCGATGATCACCTTCCTGTGCTCCGAAAAGGCCAGTTTCGTCACCGGACAGATCATCTCGGTCGATGGTGGCTTCGAGGCCACGGGCATCGGCCTGCCCGCCTTGAGAGAAGAGGCATGA
- a CDS encoding GNAT family N-acetyltransferase, whose product MSAPREIIEAGAVDLPALMALYPLAFPGEDLTGLLSALNPGKAPVLSLLAQQDDQVIGHILFTRFDHGGGALLGPLAVHPAQQRRGLGAKLVRDGLARLKAEGTRQVLVLGDPGYYGRFGFRRESRVLPPYPLPREWQDAWQSLDLAAPPLEPGQISLPDAWMHPDLWAP is encoded by the coding sequence ATGAGCGCTCCGCGCGAGATCATCGAGGCCGGAGCCGTTGACCTGCCCGCGCTGATGGCGCTCTATCCGCTGGCCTTTCCCGGAGAGGACCTGACAGGGCTGCTCAGCGCGCTGAACCCCGGCAAGGCACCCGTCCTGTCGCTTCTGGCACAGCAGGACGATCAGGTTATCGGGCATATCCTTTTTACCCGATTTGATCATGGGGGCGGGGCACTTCTGGGGCCTCTGGCCGTGCATCCCGCACAGCAGCGTCGCGGTCTTGGCGCTAAGCTGGTGCGCGATGGTCTTGCGCGGCTCAAGGCAGAGGGCACGCGACAGGTGCTGGTGCTGGGCGATCCGGGATATTACGGCCGCTTCGGCTTTCGCCGCGAAAGCCGGGTTCTGCCGCCCTATCCGCTGCCGCGAGAATGGCAGGATGCCTGGCAGTCACTGGATTTGGCCGCGCCACCGCTGGAACCTGGGCAAATCAGCCTGCCGGATGCCTGGATGCACCCCGACCTGTGGGCGCCGTGA
- a CDS encoding glycerate kinase type-2 family protein has translation MHDPSQLLRALFDRAVEVADPMRSLAGALPPKPDGRLVVVGAGKASARMAEAVEAAYGPCEGLVITRYGYARPCEGIEIVEAAHPVPDAAGQVATQRMLRLLETTGPDDFVLALISGGGSALLCAPAADITLAEKQALTNALLASGAPIGEINGIRKQISAVKGGKLAVAAYPSRMLALMISDVPGDDPGDIASGPTVGDPGDAARALASLKRWGVEPAPSIRAFLEAGGNPIPPDDLRLSKVENVVYAAPSQSLAAAAEMADEAGVRAVILGDAIEGEARDVARAHADEALRRQADLTAPLLLLSGGELTVTRTGNGIGGPNAEYALALALALDGAAGIHAIACDTDGVDGAAEVAGAVIGPGTLGKAQSRGIDPAAALAENDAHSFFAALDDQVVPGPTLTNVNDFRAILITPL, from the coding sequence ATGCATGACCCCTCTCAACTCCTGCGCGCGCTCTTTGATCGCGCTGTGGAAGTGGCCGACCCGATGCGCAGTCTCGCCGGTGCCCTGCCCCCCAAGCCTGACGGCCGACTTGTGGTGGTGGGCGCGGGCAAGGCATCGGCACGGATGGCCGAAGCGGTGGAGGCCGCCTATGGCCCCTGCGAAGGGCTGGTGATCACCCGGTACGGTTATGCGCGGCCCTGCGAAGGGATCGAGATCGTTGAAGCCGCGCACCCGGTCCCCGATGCCGCCGGACAGGTCGCGACCCAGCGCATGTTGCGGCTGCTGGAGACGACCGGACCGGATGATTTTGTTCTGGCGCTGATCTCGGGGGGCGGCTCGGCGCTGCTCTGCGCACCTGCGGCCGATATCACGCTGGCGGAAAAGCAGGCGCTGACCAACGCGCTTCTGGCCAGCGGGGCACCGATTGGAGAGATCAACGGTATTCGTAAACAGATCTCGGCGGTCAAGGGCGGCAAGCTGGCCGTGGCGGCCTATCCGTCGCGGATGCTGGCGCTGATGATCTCGGATGTGCCAGGGGATGATCCGGGCGATATTGCCAGCGGCCCGACCGTGGGCGATCCGGGCGATGCAGCGCGTGCCTTGGCCTCGCTCAAGCGCTGGGGGGTTGAACCCGCGCCGTCTATTCGTGCCTTTCTTGAGGCCGGTGGTAACCCGATCCCGCCTGATGACTTGCGTCTGAGCAAGGTGGAAAACGTCGTTTATGCCGCCCCGTCGCAATCACTCGCGGCCGCCGCGGAGATGGCCGATGAGGCCGGGGTCAGGGCGGTAATCCTGGGCGATGCGATCGAAGGCGAGGCCCGCGACGTCGCACGCGCGCATGCTGATGAGGCGCTGAGGCGGCAGGCGGATCTGACAGCACCGTTGCTGTTGCTCTCGGGCGGCGAGTTGACCGTGACCCGCACCGGCAACGGCATCGGCGGTCCAAATGCCGAATATGCGCTGGCCCTGGCCCTGGCGCTGGATGGTGCGGCGGGCATTCATGCCATTGCCTGCGATACCGATGGCGTGGATGGGGCCGCCGAGGTGGCCGGCGCGGTGATCGGCCCCGGCACACTCGGTAAAGCTCAAAGCCGTGGCATCGACCCGGCCGCTGCGCTTGCGGAGAATGACGCGCACAGCTTCTTTGCGGCCCTTGACGATCAGGTCGTGCCGGGGCCGACGCTGACCAATGTCAATGATTTCCGTGCCATTCTGATCACCCCTCTCTGA
- the crcB gene encoding fluoride efflux transporter CrcB — translation MMMTALQVALGGAIGAVLRFGVGVAVMRFASPGFPVAIIGVNILGSFLMGLFVIYSIQKGLGHLNPLVMTGLLGGFTTFSAFSLEAFTLYDEGQAAQAALYVVLSVAGSLLALALGVWLARAVFA, via the coding sequence ATGATGATGACCGCACTTCAGGTGGCCCTTGGGGGCGCGATCGGGGCTGTGCTGCGCTTTGGCGTCGGCGTGGCGGTGATGCGCTTTGCCTCGCCCGGCTTTCCGGTGGCGATCATCGGTGTGAATATCCTGGGCTCGTTCCTGATGGGGCTTTTCGTTATCTATTCTATCCAGAAAGGTCTGGGCCATCTCAATCCTCTGGTGATGACCGGCCTGCTTGGCGGGTTCACCACCTTCTCCGCGTTCTCGCTGGAGGCGTTTACGCTTTATGATGAGGGCCAGGCCGCGCAGGCCGCGCTATACGTGGTACTGTCGGTTGCAGGCTCTCTGCTGGCGCTGGCGCTTGGCGTCTGGCTGGCCCGGGCGGTGTTTGCATGA
- a CDS encoding RluA family pseudouridine synthase — MSGVQTQTVSADDAGQRLDRWLRRLFPHVSQGRIEKMCRKGELRVDGGRVKASTRLEEGQSVRIPPLPDTVEARPRTQTRITEADARMMRDAILYKDDHIIAINKPPGLPTQGGSKQTRHVDGLAEALRFDLDEKPRLVHRLDKDTSGVLLLARTRKMASALTAAMRHRETRKIYWAVVAGVPTPYLGEIKYGLVKAPGRGAKGEGEKMICVHPREVESTPGAKRAVTQYATLYRVASRAAWVAMEPITGRTHQLRAHMAEIGHPIIGDGKYGGSGQENLGDGWGAQLGGIISHKLHLHARSFTFEHPETRRPVTITADLPPHMAHTFETLGWTPDLAADDPFEALT, encoded by the coding sequence ATGAGCGGCGTGCAGACCCAGACCGTCAGCGCCGATGACGCGGGTCAAAGGCTCGACCGCTGGCTCCGGCGGCTGTTCCCGCATGTGAGCCAGGGCCGGATCGAGAAGATGTGCCGCAAGGGAGAGCTGCGCGTGGACGGTGGCCGGGTGAAAGCCTCGACCCGGCTGGAAGAGGGCCAGAGCGTGCGCATCCCGCCACTGCCCGACACGGTCGAGGCACGGCCCCGCACGCAGACCCGGATCACCGAGGCCGACGCCCGGATGATGCGCGATGCGATCCTCTACAAGGATGACCATATCATCGCCATCAACAAACCGCCCGGCCTGCCCACACAGGGCGGCTCCAAACAGACGCGGCATGTGGACGGGCTGGCCGAGGCGCTGAGGTTCGACCTCGATGAAAAGCCACGGCTCGTGCACCGGCTCGACAAGGACACGTCGGGCGTGCTGCTGCTGGCCCGCACCCGCAAGATGGCGTCTGCCCTCACTGCTGCCATGCGCCACCGCGAGACGCGCAAGATCTATTGGGCGGTGGTGGCCGGCGTGCCGACACCCTATCTGGGCGAGATCAAGTATGGGCTCGTGAAGGCCCCCGGGCGCGGGGCGAAAGGCGAGGGTGAAAAGATGATCTGCGTTCACCCGCGCGAGGTGGAGAGCACGCCGGGCGCCAAGCGCGCGGTCACGCAATATGCCACGCTCTACCGGGTGGCCAGCCGCGCCGCCTGGGTGGCGATGGAGCCCATTACCGGGCGGACCCATCAGCTTCGCGCGCATATGGCCGAGATCGGCCATCCGATCATCGGGGATGGCAAATATGGTGGCTCGGGACAGGAAAACCTGGGCGATGGCTGGGGCGCGCAGCTGGGGGGCATCATCTCTCACAAGCTGCACCTGCATGCGCGCAGTTTTACCTTTGAGCACCCGGAGACGCGCCGCCCAGTGACCATCACCGCCGATCTGCCACCGCATATGGCACATACGTTCGAGACATTGGGGTGGACGCCGGATCTGGCAGCCGATGACCCCTTCGAGGCGCTGACATGA
- a CDS encoding HAD-IA family hydrolase, translated as MSRLRLVVFDVDGTLVDSQGDILSAMGEAFERAGLDVPSRDVVLSIVGLSLDVAIPRLAPDADAATQARMVDWYKDAYIRLRAAGGVEASSPLYPHAREVLEALHRQPEILLGVATGKSRRGLDKLLDGHGLRPFFMTQQVSDHHPSKPHPSMLMAALSETGVDPGDAVMIGDTSFDMDMGRAAGMGAIGVSWGYHDRAALRAADRIVDDFRALPAVLEELWEPAT; from the coding sequence ATGAGCCGCCTGCGCCTTGTGGTGTTCGACGTGGACGGCACACTGGTCGACAGCCAGGGCGATATCCTGTCGGCCATGGGCGAAGCGTTTGAACGTGCCGGTCTCGACGTGCCATCGCGTGACGTGGTGTTGTCCATCGTCGGCCTTTCGCTTGATGTGGCCATCCCCCGCCTGGCCCCCGATGCGGATGCCGCGACACAGGCGCGGATGGTCGACTGGTACAAGGATGCCTATATCCGTCTGCGCGCCGCCGGGGGGGTCGAAGCCTCCTCGCCGCTTTACCCGCATGCGCGCGAGGTGCTGGAGGCCCTGCACCGGCAGCCCGAGATTCTGCTTGGCGTGGCGACGGGCAAATCGCGGCGCGGGCTTGATAAACTGCTCGATGGGCACGGCTTGCGCCCTTTCTTTATGACCCAGCAAGTCAGTGACCATCACCCGTCAAAGCCGCATCCGTCGATGTTGATGGCCGCCCTGTCGGAGACCGGCGTTGATCCCGGTGACGCGGTGATGATCGGCGATACGAGCTTTGATATGGACATGGGCCGGGCGGCGGGCATGGGGGCGATCGGTGTGAGCTGGGGCTATCACGACCGCGCCGCGCTGCGGGCAGCGGACCGGATCGTGGATGACTTTCGTGCCTTGCCCGCAGTGCTCGAAGAGCTTTGGGAGCCTGCGACATGA
- a CDS encoding ATP12 family chaperone protein, whose protein sequence is MSEWKAKRFWDAASVEEVDGGFTVRLDGRPVKTPAKAPLVVPTQALAACIAAEWDAQEGEVNPTNMPFTRSANAAIDKVTQQHAEVADLIAAYGDADLTCYRADSPAELVARQAQAWDPLIEWIHQRHGVRLVPVSGVMHQPQDIRALERLSAQTHALDAFALTAFHDLVGMSGSLVIGFAALENLHPAEHLWALSRIDETYQEELWGKDEEASELAAKKQSDFLHAKAFYDLSRPI, encoded by the coding sequence ATGAGTGAATGGAAAGCAAAACGGTTCTGGGACGCGGCCAGCGTGGAAGAGGTCGACGGCGGCTTTACCGTCAGGCTCGATGGCCGTCCGGTCAAGACGCCTGCAAAGGCACCTCTGGTGGTGCCGACACAGGCGCTTGCCGCATGTATCGCCGCCGAATGGGATGCGCAGGAGGGCGAGGTCAATCCCACCAACATGCCCTTCACCCGCTCGGCCAATGCTGCCATCGACAAAGTGACGCAACAGCACGCCGAAGTGGCCGATCTGATCGCTGCTTATGGCGATGCGGATCTCACTTGTTACCGGGCTGATTCGCCCGCTGAACTTGTCGCGCGGCAGGCCCAAGCCTGGGATCCCCTGATCGAATGGATACATCAGCGCCATGGCGTGCGGCTGGTTCCGGTATCGGGGGTCATGCATCAGCCGCAGGACATCCGGGCGCTCGAACGCCTCAGCGCGCAGACACATGCGCTCGATGCCTTCGCGCTCACCGCGTTTCACGACCTTGTCGGCATGTCCGGCTCTTTGGTTATTGGGTTTGCAGCGCTTGAAAATCTGCACCCGGCCGAACATCTCTGGGCACTCAGCCGGATAGACGAGACCTATCAGGAAGAGCTTTGGGGCAAGGATGAAGAGGCCAGCGAGTTGGCGGCCAAGAAACAATCGGACTTTCTTCACGCCAAGGCGTTTTATGATCTTTCGCGCCCGATTTGA